The sequence CACCGCGCGCCAGCAGCCGCGAACTGCGCGAGCGGCTGGACGCGCTGATCCAGGACTGGCGCCCGCGCCTCGAAGCGGGCCAGGACGATGAAAGCGTCCGCCAGGCCGCGCCGGCCGACTTCGCCGCCGAATTGGCGCAACCGCGCTGGGGCCTGTTCTCGCTGAGCGCCTCGCTGTGGTTGCTACAGCGCGCATGGACTGCCGAGCGCAACAACCGCGGCAACCGCCAGGGCGCTGCCGAGCTGGGCAGTTGGTTGCCCCGCCTGCTGGCCGAGGAAACTCAGGCACTGCAACTTCCGCGCTATCAGCAACAGCCCGAAGACCTGGCTGAACAGCGCCCGCGCATGGAGCGCCTGCTAGTCTGGCTGCATCTGGCCCGCGCCACGCTGGAACTGCCGGAAACCGACCGTCTGTACGGCGAGCTGGCCAAGCTCTACGCGTTGTCGTCGCAGCCGCTTGGCGACGAGGTGCTCGATGCGCGAGTAGACCAGGCCCATAGGGTATGGACCCTCAAGCCGTGGAAGCTGTTGATGAAGTAGAGGGCTGGGGCCGGCGCGTGATCGGTCCACCGACGGCGCTGGTTTTGCCTTCAACCGCTAAGTCCCGCGCGGTCCTCTTCGCGGTCAAGACCGCTCCCACCAGAAGCTCAGCGTTTAGCCTGATGGCCAGTAGCGGTTCAGCCTGGCCCCCTGTGGGAGCGGTCTTGACCGCGAAAAAAGGGAGCAAGCGGCTGAGGTCTGCGACTTGCCGGAACGGCCGCAACCAACGGTGCCGGTTTTGCCTTCAACCGCCAAGTCCCCTGCGGTCCTCTTCGCGGTCAAGACCGCTCCCACCAAAGCTCAGCGTTTAGTCTGACGGTCGGCCGCTCACCAGAAGCTCAGCGTTAGCCTGATGGCCGGTAGCGGTTCAGCCTGGCCCTGTGGGAGCGGTCTTGACCGCGAAAAAAGGCGAGCAAGCGGCTGAGGTCTGCGGCTTGCCGGGCCTGCCGCGGCCAACGGTGCCGGTTTTGCCTTCAACCGCCAAGTCCCCTGCAGACCTCTTCGCGGTCAAGACCGCTCCCACCAAAGCTCAGCGTTTAGTCTGACGGTCGGCCGCTCACCAGAAGCTCAGCGTTTAGCCTGATGGCCGGTAGCGGTTCAGCCTCCCTGTGGGAGCGGTCTTGACCGCGAAAAAAGGCGAGCAAGCGGCTGCGGTCTGTGACTTGCCGGAATGGTCGCAACCAACGGCGCTGGTTTTGCCTTCGACGCCTAAGCACCGCCGCCATCAAAACTGCGCGACGGGCACCGCAAAGATGCAGCTTGCCGCAGACAGTATGCGGTTTTATCGGCAAGCTTGGCCTCTGTTTCCGCATGATCGAAAGGCCTCTACTTGTGCTGAATGCTCCCGCCCAGGACCGTTTCCTCGACCTCAACGACCTATTGCGCGAACTCGTCGCCCAAGGGCGCCTACCGCAGGACGCTGCCGAGCAATGCATGGCCCTGCGGCGCCGCGCGTCGAACGCCCAGCAGCACCCGCTGGAATTCATCGCCGCGCAGCAGCTCGATGACCTGGCGCGCCCGGGCAAGAAACTTGACCTCGAGACGCTCACGGTCTGGCTCGCCGAGCAGGCCGGGCAGCCCTATCTGCGCATCGACCCGCTGAAGATCAACGTGGCCGCGGTCACTCCGCTGATGTCCTACGCCTTCGCCCAGCGCCACAAGATCCTCGCCGTGGCGGTGGACAACTCGGCGGTGACCATCGCCAGCAGCCAGCCGTTCGTCAAAAGCTGGGAAGCCAACCTCACCCACGTGCTCAAGCGGCCGATCAAGCGAGTCGTCGCCAATCCGGTCGACCTGCAGCGCTTCACTGTCGAGTTCTATCGCCTGGCCAAGTCGGTCAGCGGCGCCACCGCCACCGACCAGAAGGTCAGCGGCGCCGGCAACTTCGAACAGCTGCTCAACCTCGGCGCCAGCGATCAGGAGCCGGATGCCAACGACTCGCACATCATCAACATCGTCGACTGGCTGTTCCAGTACGCCTTCGACCAGCGCGCCAGTGATATCCACATCGAGCCGCGCCGCGAACAGGGCACGGTGCGCTTTCGCATCGACGGCGTGCTGCACAACGTCTACCAGTTCCCGCCGCAGGTGGCGATGGCGGTGGTCAGCCGGTTGAAGACCCTGGGCCGAATGAACGTCGCGGAAAAACGCAAGCCGCAGGACGGCCGGGTTAAGACCAAGACCCCGGACGGCGGCGAGGTGGAGCTGCGCCTGTCGACGCTGCCGACCGCCTTCGGCGAAAAGATGGTGATGCGCATCTTCGATCCGGAAGTGCTGCTCAAGGGCTTCGACCAGCTGGGCTTTTCCGCCGAGGACCTGCGCCGCTGGCAGAGCATGACCGGCCAGCCCAACGGCATCATCCTGGTCACCGGGCCGACTGGCTCGGGCAAGACCACCACCCTCTACACCACGCTCAAGCAGCTGGCGACGCCCGAGGTAAACGTCTGCACCATCGAGGACCCGATCGAGATGATCGAGGGCGCGTTCAACCAGATGCAGGTACAGCACAACATCGACCTGACCTTCGCCAGCGGCGTGCGCGCGCTGATGCGCCAGGATCCGGACATCATCATGGTCGGCGAGATTCGCGATCTGGAAACGGCGGAAATGGCGATCCAGGCCGCGCTCACCGGGCACCTGGTGCTGTCGACCCTGCATACCAACGATGCGCCAAGTGCCATCACGCGATTGCTGGAACTGGGCGTGCCGCATTACCTGCTACGTGCGACGTTGCTGGGCGTCATGGCGCAACGTCTGGTGCGCACCCTGTGCCCGCACTGCAAGGCGCCGGTGCAGCTGGACGCCGATGACTGGCAGGCCCTGACCAAGCCCTGGAACGCCCCACTGCCGAGCCATGCACAGCAAGCGGTGGGCTGCATCGAATGCCGCGACACCGGCTACCGTGGCCGTGCGGGCGTCTACGAAATCATGTTGCTCAACGACGCGATCAAACCCTTGATCACCGCCGACACCGACCTCATCGCCTTGCGTCGTCAGGCCTTCAAGGACGGCATGCACAGCCTGCGCCTGTCCGGCGCGCAGAAGATCGCCGCGGGGCTGACCACGCTGGAGGAAGTGCTGCGGGTGACGCCGCAGAGTGAGCAGAAATAGAAAAAACAGGCTGGAGGCTGGAGGCTGGAGGCTGGAGGCTGGAGGCTGGAGGCTGGAGGCTGGAGGTGATTGTAGGGTGGAGGTCGCTTTTTACATCCACCACAACTCCGCCGGTGGATCGGTGAAGCGTGATCCACCCTACGCCGCCCGCAGTTTGGAAAGTCTTACCCGACCACTCGGAACGCCTTTTTCGTTCAGCCTTCCAGCCCCAGCGCTCCTGTCAGCCGTTTACCCCTGCCGCGCCGCCAGGATCGTCGCGACCCGCGCGGGTTTGCAGTTCAGGTAGGCCGAGGATTGCAGCCACTGCTGGTCCGGGTACCAGGAAAACATGAACTGCCCGCCTTTCAGGCTATCGACCACCATGCGCGCCACTTCCGGGCGCACCGCGGGGCAGCCCTGACTGCGGCCGATGCGGCCCTGGGTTTCGATCCAGGCGGGATTCACGTACTCGGCGGGGTGGATCACGATGGCCCGCTCACGCGCCAGATCGTTCACGCCGGGCTCGAGCCCGTCCATGCGCAGCGAGTAGCCGTGCTTGCCGCTGTAACTTTCGGCGGTGCGGAACAGACCGATGCTCGACTGGTGACTGCCGAGCACGTTGGAGAAGCGCGTAGCCAGGTTTTCGCCGGACTTCTTGCCATGAGCAACAAAATCTTCCAGCAACAATCGCCGCTGTTGCAGGTCGAAGATCCAGAGCCGTCGTTCCGACGACGGCAGCGAGAAGTCGATTACCGCAAGCCGTTGCGCGGGACTGGCACCGTTGTTGACTGCGCACTGCATGGCCGCGACGGCATGGGTGAGCACCTTGCGGTTCAGCGTGGGCGCCAAGGGTGCCAGGTCGTCGACCATTGGCTGGTAGGTGGGAGTGGCCGCCAGGAGCGGCGTCGACAGAAATAGGCCTGCGACGAGTAAAAGGCGTCGGAACGAAACCATCATGTGTTGAAATACCTCATCGACGCCAAGGCCGAACGTGCC comes from Stutzerimonas stutzeri and encodes:
- a CDS encoding GspE/PulE family protein gives rise to the protein MIERPLLVLNAPAQDRFLDLNDLLRELVAQGRLPQDAAEQCMALRRRASNAQQHPLEFIAAQQLDDLARPGKKLDLETLTVWLAEQAGQPYLRIDPLKINVAAVTPLMSYAFAQRHKILAVAVDNSAVTIASSQPFVKSWEANLTHVLKRPIKRVVANPVDLQRFTVEFYRLAKSVSGATATDQKVSGAGNFEQLLNLGASDQEPDANDSHIINIVDWLFQYAFDQRASDIHIEPRREQGTVRFRIDGVLHNVYQFPPQVAMAVVSRLKTLGRMNVAEKRKPQDGRVKTKTPDGGEVELRLSTLPTAFGEKMVMRIFDPEVLLKGFDQLGFSAEDLRRWQSMTGQPNGIILVTGPTGSGKTTTLYTTLKQLATPEVNVCTIEDPIEMIEGAFNQMQVQHNIDLTFASGVRALMRQDPDIIMVGEIRDLETAEMAIQAALTGHLVLSTLHTNDAPSAITRLLELGVPHYLLRATLLGVMAQRLVRTLCPHCKAPVQLDADDWQALTKPWNAPLPSHAQQAVGCIECRDTGYRGRAGVYEIMLLNDAIKPLITADTDLIALRRQAFKDGMHSLRLSGAQKIAAGLTTLEEVLRVTPQSEQK
- a CDS encoding murein L,D-transpeptidase catalytic domain family protein — translated: MMVSFRRLLLVAGLFLSTPLLAATPTYQPMVDDLAPLAPTLNRKVLTHAVAAMQCAVNNGASPAQRLAVIDFSLPSSERRLWIFDLQQRRLLLEDFVAHGKKSGENLATRFSNVLGSHQSSIGLFRTAESYSGKHGYSLRMDGLEPGVNDLARERAIVIHPAEYVNPAWIETQGRIGRSQGCPAVRPEVARMVVDSLKGGQFMFSWYPDQQWLQSSAYLNCKPARVATILAARQG